Sequence from the Ancalomicrobiaceae bacterium S20 genome:
CGCTCAGGATCTATCTCACCATCGGCTTCATCGCGCTCGTCGGCCTGATCGCGCTCGGCGTCACCTCGACCGACGGCATGATCAAGCGGCTCGGCGCCGAGCGCTGGCACCGGCTGCATGCGCTCGTCCATCCGATCGCGATCCTGGCGCTCATCCATTTCTACATGCAATCGAAGCTCGACATCTCCGATGCGCTGATCATGAGCGGCCTCATGCTGGCGCTTTGGATCTGTCGCGGGGTATCACGCCACCGGATCGCGCTGTCGCTGCCCGTCCTCATCGCGATCGCTGCCGGTTGCGGCATCGTCACGGCGCTCGCCGAAGCGGTCTATTTCTCGATCAAGACCGGCGTCGATCCACGCCTCGTGCTCCCGGCGAACCTGATGTTCGAGCCGGTGATCCGGCCCGCGTGGTGGGTCGCGGGGATCGTGGCGGCGGTGTCGGTCGTTGCCGTGGCAGCGAAGGCGATCTGGTTCACCAAGGCGGCACCCGCGCTCCGGCCGGCGCG
This genomic interval carries:
- a CDS encoding protein-methionine-sulfoxide reductase heme-binding subunit MsrQ, whose amino-acid sequence is MALADRIRSLSPLHERNGRLSVLRALTFAGLVVPALWLAWRAGIGDLGARPWTEAIHRSGDWAIRFLALSLLVTPLRNASGWSKLVGLRRMVGVAALFYALLHVALYIGDQSLDLAKVVSEIALRIYLTIGFIALVGLIALGVTSTDGMIKRLGAERWHRLHALVHPIAILALIHFYMQSKLDISDALIMSGLMLALWICRGVSRHRIALSLPVLIAIAAGCGIVTALAEAVYFSIKTGVDPRLVLPANLMFEPVIRPAWWVAGIVAAVSVVAVAAKAIWFTKAAPALRPARSAR